A stretch of Methylogaea oryzae DNA encodes these proteins:
- the prfB gene encoding peptide chain release factor 2 (programmed frameshift) — protein sequence MELNPLYTAIKDLRSRGEALRGYLDYDGKRERLAEVRLELENPKVWDNPEQAQTLGRERAQLEGVIDLLDGLEQGLTDAADLLEMAEAENDEGTVAGVEADLQRFESQLSGLEFRRMFSGEMDANNAFMDIQAGSGGTEAQDWAEMLLRMYLRWGEQHGFKTELEEASAGDVAGIKSATIRFEGEYAYGWLRTETGVHRLVRKSPFDSGNRRHTSFSAVFVSPEVDDDIAIDINPADLRTDVYRASGAGGQHVNRTESAVRITHIPTNTVVACQSQRSQHANRDFAMKQLKAKLYELELQKRNAEKQKLEDSKSDIGWGSQIRSYVLDDSRIKDLRTGVETRNTQAVLDGALDQFIEASLKQGL from the exons ATGGAACTGAATCCTTTATATACCGCCATCAAAGATCTCCGGAGCCGCGGTGAGGCTCTTCGGGGGTATCTT GACTACGATGGCAAGCGCGAACGCCTAGCCGAAGTCCGGCTGGAGCTGGAAAATCCGAAAGTCTGGGACAACCCGGAGCAGGCGCAAACCCTGGGCCGCGAACGTGCCCAGCTGGAAGGCGTGATCGACTTGTTGGACGGCTTGGAGCAAGGCCTTACCGACGCCGCCGACTTGCTGGAAATGGCCGAAGCGGAAAACGACGAAGGCACGGTGGCCGGCGTTGAAGCCGACTTGCAGCGTTTCGAGTCGCAATTGTCGGGGTTGGAATTCCGCCGCATGTTCTCCGGCGAAATGGACGCGAACAACGCCTTTATGGACATCCAGGCCGGCTCCGGCGGCACCGAGGCGCAAGACTGGGCGGAAATGCTGCTGCGCATGTATTTGCGCTGGGGCGAGCAGCACGGCTTCAAGACCGAGCTGGAAGAAGCGTCCGCCGGCGACGTGGCCGGCATCAAGAGCGCCACCATCCGCTTCGAGGGCGAATACGCCTACGGCTGGCTGCGCACGGAAACCGGCGTGCACCGCCTGGTGCGCAAGTCGCCGTTCGATTCCGGCAACCGTCGCCACACCTCGTTCAGTGCCGTGTTCGTCTCGCCGGAAGTGGACGACGACATCGCCATCGACATCAATCCCGCCGACTTGCGCACCGACGTGTACCGCGCTTCCGGCGCCGGCGGCCAGCACGTCAACCGGACCGAGTCCGCCGTGCGTATCACCCATATTCCTACGAATACCGTGGTGGCCTGCCAGTCGCAGCGCTCCCAGCACGCCAACCGCGACTTTGCCATGAAGCAGCTGAAAGCCAAGCTGTACGAGCTGGAGCTGCAAAAGCGCAATGCCGAAAAACAGAAGCTGGAAGACTCCAAGTCCGACATCGGCTGGGGCAGCCAGATCCGTTCCTACGTGTTGGACGACTCCCGCATCAAGGACCTGCGCACCGGCGTGGAAACCCGCAACACCCAGGCGGTGCTGGACGGGGCCTTGGATCAGTTCATCGAAGCCAGTTTGAAACAAGGGCTATAA
- the csrA gene encoding carbon storage regulator CsrA, whose product MLILTRRVGETLMVGDEVTVTVLGVKGNQVRIGVNAPKDVAVHREEIYERIKKEQAATTEQ is encoded by the coding sequence ATGCTTATACTGACGCGGAGAGTGGGTGAAACGCTGATGGTCGGCGATGAAGTGACGGTCACGGTGCTCGGTGTGAAAGGTAATCAGGTAAGAATCGGTGTCAACGCGCCCAAAGATGTGGCCGTGCACCGCGAAGAGATCTACGAGAGAATTAAAAAGGAACAAGCGGCTACTACGGAACAGTAA
- a CDS encoding aspartate kinase encodes MALYVHKYGGTSVGSTERIKHVAERVIKARQKGDDIVVVVSAMSGETNRLLALAHEVQERPNPREVDVLLSTGEQVTIALLAMALEAKGCPARSYTGAQVKIITDEAHTKARVERIDNEAIRADLAAGRVVIVAGFQGVTEAGDLTTLGRGGSDTTAVALAAALKADECLIFTDVDGVYTTDPRVEPRARRLERITFEEMLEMASLGSKVLQIRSVEFAGKYNVPLRVLSSFQEGEGTLITYEESEMEKAVISGIAFNRDEAKLTLEGVPDKPGIAHKILGPIAAANIEVDMIVQNVAGDATTDFTFTVHRNEFAKAMEILQKLCGELGAKAVTGDDKIVKVSVVGVGMRSHAGIASTMFETLAKEGINIRMISTSEIKISVVMDEKYLELAVRSLHEAFGLDKEPAA; translated from the coding sequence ATGGCGCTATACGTTCATAAATACGGCGGTACCTCGGTCGGTAGCACCGAACGCATCAAACACGTGGCCGAGCGGGTCATCAAGGCCCGGCAAAAAGGCGACGACATCGTGGTGGTGGTTTCCGCCATGAGCGGTGAAACCAACCGCCTGCTGGCCCTGGCCCACGAGGTGCAGGAGCGGCCCAATCCGCGAGAGGTGGACGTGCTGTTGTCCACCGGCGAGCAGGTCACGATAGCCTTGTTGGCCATGGCTTTGGAGGCCAAAGGCTGCCCGGCCCGTTCCTACACCGGCGCCCAGGTGAAAATCATCACCGACGAGGCCCACACCAAGGCCCGCGTGGAGCGCATCGACAACGAGGCGATCCGTGCCGATCTGGCCGCCGGCCGCGTGGTCATCGTCGCCGGTTTCCAGGGCGTCACGGAAGCCGGCGATCTCACCACCCTGGGGCGGGGCGGCTCCGACACCACGGCGGTGGCCCTGGCCGCGGCCCTCAAGGCCGACGAATGCTTGATTTTCACCGACGTGGATGGGGTCTACACCACCGATCCCCGCGTCGAGCCGCGCGCCCGCCGTTTGGAGCGCATCACGTTCGAGGAAATGCTGGAAATGGCCAGCCTGGGCTCTAAAGTGCTGCAAATCCGTTCGGTGGAGTTCGCCGGCAAGTACAACGTACCCCTGCGCGTGCTTTCCAGCTTCCAGGAAGGGGAAGGCACGCTGATTACCTACGAGGAATCGGAGATGGAAAAAGCAGTGATTTCTGGCATCGCCTTCAACCGCGACGAAGCCAAATTGACTTTGGAAGGCGTGCCGGACAAGCCGGGCATCGCCCATAAGATCCTCGGCCCCATCGCCGCCGCCAACATCGAAGTGGACATGATCGTGCAGAACGTGGCCGGCGACGCCACCACCGATTTTACCTTCACGGTGCATCGCAACGAGTTCGCAAAAGCCATGGAAATTCTGCAAAAGCTTTGCGGCGAATTGGGCGCCAAGGCCGTGACGGGGGACGACAAAATCGTCAAAGTCTCCGTGGTCGGGGTAGGGATGCGCTCCCACGCCGGCATCGCCAGCACCATGTTCGAAACCCTGGCGAAGGAAGGCATCAATATCCGCATGATCTCCACTTCGGAAATCAAGATTTCCGTCGTGATGGACGAGAAATACCTGGAATTGGCGGTGCGCAGCCTGCACGAGGCGTTTGGGCTGGACAAGGAGCCGGCGGCCTGA
- the alaS gene encoding alanine--tRNA ligase codes for MATMSSAELRNLFLEYFRERGHELVASSQLVPGNDPTLLFTNAGMVQFKDVFLGREQRSYSRAATAQRCVRAGGKHNDLENVGYTARHHTFFEMLGNFSFGDYFKRDAIHFAWEFLTVVLKLPPERLWVTVFDQDKEAEAIWLESVKVDPNRFSRIGAKDNFWSMGDVGPCGPCTEIFYDHGAHIPGGPPGSPDEDGDRYIEIWNLVFMQYDRAQDGTLTPLPKPSVDTGMGLERLAAVMQGVHSNYEIDLFQSLLKAAAELAELSDTNHASLRVIADHIRSCAFLVADGVVPSNEGRGYVLRRIMRRAIRHGYKLGIREVFFHKLVAPLCNEMGGAYPELMQARAQVEKVLQREEERFAETLEQGMGILQACVEGMQGKQIPGETAFLLYDTYGFPVDLTADFARENGLTVDTEGFERCMDQQRERARAANQFGADYAKDVQVDCRTEFTGYQHLQEETRIAALFRDGQPVAELNAGEAGLVVLERTPFYGESGGQAGDVGKVIAGDAVFDVADTKKQGNDVFLHHGKVLNGSLKTGSACQAVVDGAVRQAVALNHSATHLLHAALRKILGGHVTQKGSLVDAQRLRFDFVHDAPMTAGEIAEVERLVNEQIRRNQEAGVAVMGKDEAMAAGAMALFGEKYGDQVRVVKIGDFSTELCGGTHVGRAGDIGLFKIVTETGVAAGIRRVEAVTGENAVSWLEQTDHLLQSLCAKVKVGRDGLDDKIQQLLERGKSLEKEIERLKGKLASSAGGDLAGQAVEVAGIKVLAARLQDGDPKALRDLADQLKNKLGSAAIVLALAKDGKVSLVAGVTQDQTSRLSAVDLVNLVAASAGGKGGGRPDMAQAGGTDSPELDKALAGVAAWVGQRLQ; via the coding sequence TCCGACGTTGCTGTTCACCAACGCCGGCATGGTGCAGTTCAAGGACGTGTTCCTCGGCCGCGAGCAGCGCAGTTATAGCCGCGCGGCCACCGCCCAGCGCTGCGTGCGCGCCGGCGGCAAGCACAACGACCTGGAAAATGTCGGCTACACCGCGCGCCATCACACCTTCTTCGAAATGCTGGGCAACTTCAGCTTCGGCGATTACTTCAAGCGCGACGCCATTCACTTCGCTTGGGAGTTCCTCACGGTGGTGCTCAAGCTGCCGCCCGAACGCCTGTGGGTGACCGTGTTCGACCAGGACAAGGAGGCCGAAGCGATCTGGCTGGAAAGCGTCAAGGTCGATCCGAACCGTTTCTCCCGCATCGGCGCCAAGGACAACTTCTGGTCCATGGGCGACGTCGGCCCCTGCGGCCCCTGCACGGAAATCTTCTACGATCACGGCGCCCACATTCCCGGCGGCCCGCCCGGATCGCCGGACGAGGACGGCGACCGCTACATCGAGATCTGGAACCTGGTGTTCATGCAGTACGACCGCGCCCAGGACGGCACGCTGACGCCGCTGCCCAAGCCGTCGGTGGATACCGGCATGGGCCTGGAACGCCTGGCGGCGGTGATGCAGGGCGTGCACAGCAACTACGAAATCGACCTGTTCCAGAGCCTGCTGAAGGCGGCGGCGGAATTGGCCGAGCTCAGCGACACCAACCACGCGTCGTTGCGCGTCATCGCCGACCACATCCGCTCCTGCGCCTTCCTGGTGGCGGACGGCGTGGTGCCCTCCAACGAAGGGCGCGGCTACGTGCTGCGCCGCATCATGCGCCGCGCCATCCGCCACGGCTACAAGCTGGGCATTCGCGAGGTGTTTTTCCACAAGCTGGTGGCGCCGTTGTGCAACGAAATGGGAGGCGCCTATCCCGAGCTGATGCAGGCCCGCGCCCAGGTGGAAAAGGTGCTGCAAAGGGAAGAGGAGCGTTTCGCCGAAACCCTGGAGCAGGGCATGGGCATTCTGCAAGCCTGCGTGGAAGGCATGCAGGGCAAGCAGATACCCGGCGAAACGGCGTTCCTGCTGTACGACACCTACGGCTTCCCGGTGGACCTGACGGCCGATTTTGCCCGCGAAAACGGCCTGACCGTGGACACGGAAGGCTTCGAGCGCTGCATGGATCAACAGCGCGAGCGCGCGCGCGCCGCCAACCAGTTCGGCGCCGACTACGCCAAGGACGTGCAGGTGGATTGCCGCACCGAATTCACCGGCTACCAGCATTTGCAGGAAGAGACCCGCATAGCGGCGCTGTTCCGCGATGGCCAGCCGGTGGCGGAATTGAACGCCGGCGAGGCCGGCCTGGTGGTGCTGGAACGCACACCGTTCTACGGCGAGTCCGGCGGCCAAGCCGGCGACGTGGGCAAGGTCATCGCCGGCGACGCGGTGTTCGACGTGGCGGATACCAAGAAGCAGGGCAACGACGTGTTCCTGCACCACGGCAAGGTGCTCAACGGTAGCCTGAAAACGGGTTCCGCTTGCCAAGCGGTGGTGGACGGCGCGGTACGCCAAGCCGTGGCCCTCAACCACTCCGCCACCCACTTGCTGCACGCCGCCCTGCGCAAGATTCTCGGCGGCCACGTTACGCAAAAGGGCTCCCTGGTGGATGCCCAGCGCCTGCGCTTCGACTTCGTCCACGACGCGCCCATGACCGCCGGCGAGATCGCCGAGGTGGAACGTTTGGTCAACGAACAAATCCGCCGCAACCAGGAGGCCGGCGTCGCCGTGATGGGCAAGGACGAGGCCATGGCGGCCGGCGCCATGGCGCTGTTCGGCGAGAAATACGGCGACCAGGTGCGGGTGGTGAAAATCGGCGATTTTTCCACCGAACTGTGCGGCGGCACCCACGTCGGCCGCGCCGGCGATATCGGCCTGTTCAAAATCGTCACGGAAACCGGCGTGGCCGCCGGCATCCGCCGCGTGGAAGCGGTCACCGGCGAGAACGCCGTGTCGTGGCTGGAGCAAACCGACCATCTATTGCAAAGCCTGTGCGCCAAGGTCAAGGTGGGCCGCGACGGGCTGGACGACAAAATTCAGCAGTTGCTGGAGCGCGGCAAGTCTCTGGAAAAGGAGATCGAGCGCCTCAAAGGCAAGCTCGCCAGCAGCGCCGGCGGCGATTTGGCCGGCCAAGCGGTGGAAGTGGCCGGCATCAAAGTGCTGGCGGCCCGCCTGCAGGACGGCGACCCCAAGGCGCTGCGCGATTTGGCCGACCAGCTCAAAAATAAGTTGGGCAGCGCCGCCATCGTGCTGGCGCTGGCCAAGGACGGCAAGGTCAGCCTGGTGGCCGGCGTCACCCAGGACCAGACTTCGCGCTTGAGCGCGGTGGACTTGGTCAACCTGGTGGCGGCCAGCGCCGGCGGCAAGGGCGGCGGCCGGCCCGACATGGCCCAGGCCGGCGGCACCGACTCGCCGGAACTGGACAAGGCTCTGGCCGGCGTGGCCGCTTGGGTCGGCCAGCGCCTGCAATAA